A genomic window from Pseudocitrobacter corydidari includes:
- the aroA gene encoding 3-phosphoshikimate 1-carboxyvinyltransferase — protein MESLTLQPIARVDGTINLPGSKSVSNRALLLAALARGTTVLTNLLDSDDVRHMLNALSALGIHYTLSADRTRCEVTGNAGPLQANESLELFLGNAGTAMRPLAAALCLGHNDIVLTGEPRMKERPIGHLVDALRQGGAQITYLEQENYPPLRLQGGFSGGNVEVDGTVSSQFLTALLMTAPLAPNDTTITIKGDLVSKPYIDITLHLMKTFGVEVENQHYQRFVVRGGQQYHSPGQYLVEGDASSASYFLAAGAIRGGTVKVTGIGRNSVQGDIRFADVLEKMGATITWGDDYIACTRGELNAIDMDMNHIPDAAMTIATAALFAKGTTTLRNIYNWRVKETDRLFAMATELRKVGAEVEEGEDYIRVTPPTKLQFAEIGTYNDHRMAMCFSLVALSDTPVTILDPKCTAKTFPDYFEQLARISTLA, from the coding sequence ATGGAATCCCTGACGTTACAACCCATTGCGCGTGTTGATGGCACCATTAACCTGCCTGGTTCAAAAAGTGTCTCTAACCGCGCCTTGCTGCTGGCAGCTTTAGCACGCGGCACCACTGTCCTGACTAACCTGCTGGACAGTGACGATGTTCGCCACATGCTGAATGCGCTGAGTGCGCTGGGAATTCATTACACCTTGTCTGCCGATCGCACCCGTTGTGAAGTCACGGGTAACGCAGGTCCGTTGCAGGCCAATGAATCACTGGAATTGTTCCTCGGGAACGCGGGCACGGCGATGCGTCCTCTGGCGGCGGCGCTCTGCCTGGGCCACAACGATATCGTCCTGACTGGCGAACCGCGCATGAAAGAGCGCCCAATTGGTCACCTGGTTGACGCGCTGCGTCAGGGCGGGGCGCAAATCACGTATCTCGAGCAGGAAAATTATCCTCCGCTGCGTTTGCAGGGTGGCTTTAGCGGCGGAAACGTTGAGGTTGACGGTACCGTTTCCAGCCAGTTCCTGACGGCGCTACTGATGACCGCGCCGCTGGCGCCGAATGACACCACCATCACCATCAAAGGCGATCTGGTTTCTAAACCGTATATCGACATCACCCTGCACCTGATGAAAACGTTTGGTGTTGAGGTGGAAAACCAACATTATCAACGCTTTGTCGTACGCGGCGGCCAGCAGTATCACTCTCCGGGTCAGTATCTGGTGGAAGGCGATGCCTCGTCTGCGTCCTATTTCCTGGCGGCGGGCGCAATCCGTGGCGGGACAGTAAAAGTGACCGGTATTGGGCGTAACAGCGTGCAGGGCGATATCCGCTTCGCCGATGTGCTGGAGAAAATGGGCGCAACTATCACCTGGGGTGATGACTACATCGCCTGTACCCGTGGTGAACTGAATGCCATTGATATGGACATGAACCATATTCCCGATGCGGCGATGACGATTGCCACGGCAGCGTTATTTGCCAAAGGCACCACTACGCTGCGTAACATCTATAACTGGCGCGTAAAAGAGACCGACCGTCTGTTTGCGATGGCGACAGAGCTGCGCAAAGTAGGCGCGGAAGTGGAAGAGGGCGAAGATTACATTCGCGTCACTCCGCCGACAAAATTGCAGTTTGCCGAAATTGGCACCTACAACGATCACCGCATGGCGATGTGCTTCTCGCTGGTGGCGCTGTCGGATACACCGGTAACCATCCTTGACCCGAAATGTACGGCGAAAACCTTCCCGGACTACTTCGAACAGCTGGCGCGTATTAGCACGCTGGCTTAA
- the ihfB gene encoding integration host factor subunit beta, whose protein sequence is MTKSELIERLASQQSHIPAKAVEDAVKEMLEHMASTLAQGERIEIRGFGSFSLHYRAPRTGRNPKTGDKVELEGKYVPHFKPGKELRDRANIYD, encoded by the coding sequence ATGACCAAGTCAGAATTGATTGAAAGACTTGCCAGCCAGCAATCTCACATCCCTGCAAAAGCAGTGGAAGATGCGGTAAAAGAGATGCTGGAGCATATGGCCTCAACCCTCGCACAGGGTGAGCGCATTGAAATCCGCGGTTTCGGCAGCTTCTCCCTGCACTATCGAGCACCACGTACCGGGCGTAACCCGAAGACTGGCGATAAAGTAGAACTTGAAGGCAAATATGTGCCGCACTTTAAGCCGGGTAAAGAACTGCGCGATCGCGCCAATATTTACGATTGA
- a CDS encoding ComEC family protein, with protein sequence MRVPLFACCVLLGVTPLLWLPVLPPLPAIQAAIVVLSLLALIFPKPGVRMLCIVGLLFCWGMLAAWQVQLPALRIPGKNQTVEIVLSQTDGQTTHQGKIVRINGQRLFPAPVITLYGNYLPQPPCAGQRWAMTIRARAVHGQLNDGGFDSQRYALSQHQPLTGRLIDATPLDAACSLRAQFLASLRATLTDYRWRDVLLALGLGERLSVNPEIKRLMQQTGTSHLMAISGLHIALGASLGWLLIRAIQFFLPCRYINWRLPLVGAFVCSFLYAWLTGLQPPAVRTVVAGGIWTLLRLSGRRWHGWDVWLCCIAAIVLIDPLAVLSDSLWLSAFAVATLIFWYQWVPPPRWKGRAPLRFLKEMLYLQLGLMLLLTPLQVLLFHGVSTTSLVANLLAVPVVTFVVVPLVLLGMLLHLSGPMALETVVWFCADTVMGWVFAYLRSLPDGWLSVDSRWAWATLIPWMLIIVWRLHGWRTFPALYLSGVALFTYPLWRSTPDDRWQVTMLDVGQGLSVVISRHNRAIVYDTGLAWPGGDSGTQLIIPWLRWRNLTPEGIILSHEHLDHRGGFDSLHNAWPKSWVRSPLGWKGHQGCFRGDAWQWQGLSFRVLWPLSANRQIGNNGSCVIRVDDGKNSVLLTGDIELSAEMAMQSHYWQYLRSTIIQVPHHGSNTSSGIALLQQVNGQAALASASRYNAWRLPSSKVKARYQQHNYAWFDTPHQGQITVTFFTNKWKIEGLRDQLLPRWYHQWFGEGQDNG encoded by the coding sequence ATGCGTGTACCACTTTTTGCCTGCTGCGTGCTCCTGGGCGTGACGCCTTTGCTTTGGCTACCTGTGCTTCCGCCTTTGCCTGCCATACAGGCGGCAATTGTTGTTCTCAGCCTGTTAGCGTTGATTTTCCCGAAACCGGGTGTACGCATGCTGTGTATCGTGGGGCTACTTTTTTGCTGGGGCATGCTGGCCGCCTGGCAGGTGCAACTGCCTGCGCTGCGTATTCCCGGAAAAAATCAGACCGTCGAGATAGTGCTTAGCCAGACTGACGGGCAAACCACGCATCAGGGGAAAATTGTCCGCATCAACGGGCAGCGCCTTTTTCCGGCGCCGGTCATTACGCTGTATGGCAACTACCTGCCGCAGCCGCCCTGTGCAGGCCAGCGCTGGGCGATGACCATCCGCGCGCGTGCCGTGCACGGCCAGCTCAACGACGGTGGGTTTGATTCTCAACGCTACGCGCTGTCACAGCATCAGCCGCTTACCGGGCGGTTAATTGATGCGACACCGCTGGATGCAGCATGCAGCCTGCGAGCGCAGTTTCTGGCATCGTTAAGGGCTACTCTAACAGACTACCGATGGCGCGATGTGCTGCTGGCATTAGGGCTCGGTGAGCGTCTGAGCGTTAATCCGGAGATAAAACGGCTGATGCAGCAAACCGGAACGTCGCATCTGATGGCGATTTCCGGGTTACATATCGCGCTGGGCGCATCGCTGGGTTGGCTACTCATTCGCGCCATACAGTTTTTCCTGCCGTGTCGTTATATTAACTGGCGGCTCCCGCTGGTTGGGGCATTCGTCTGCAGTTTCCTTTACGCCTGGCTCACCGGATTACAGCCCCCCGCGGTACGCACGGTGGTGGCAGGAGGGATCTGGACGCTGCTGCGGCTATCCGGGCGGCGATGGCACGGTTGGGACGTCTGGCTATGCTGCATCGCGGCTATTGTGTTAATTGACCCATTAGCGGTGCTGTCAGACAGCCTTTGGCTCTCTGCCTTCGCGGTAGCCACGCTAATTTTCTGGTATCAGTGGGTGCCGCCACCGCGCTGGAAAGGGCGTGCGCCACTGCGTTTCCTGAAAGAAATGCTCTACCTGCAACTGGGGTTGATGCTTTTGCTGACCCCCTTACAAGTGCTGCTGTTTCATGGTGTCAGCACCACTTCGCTGGTGGCGAATCTGCTGGCGGTACCGGTGGTGACGTTTGTGGTCGTACCGTTGGTGCTTCTGGGAATGCTACTTCACCTGAGCGGGCCGATGGCACTTGAGACGGTGGTCTGGTTTTGCGCTGACACGGTTATGGGATGGGTATTTGCGTATCTGCGTAGCTTGCCAGACGGCTGGCTAAGCGTGGATTCGCGCTGGGCGTGGGCAACGCTCATTCCGTGGATGCTGATTATCGTATGGCGGCTTCACGGCTGGCGTACTTTTCCTGCGCTCTATCTGTCAGGCGTGGCGCTGTTCACCTATCCCCTATGGCGTTCAACGCCTGACGATCGTTGGCAGGTTACTATGCTGGACGTGGGGCAGGGGCTTTCCGTCGTTATCTCGCGACATAATAGAGCGATTGTTTATGATACCGGGCTGGCGTGGCCTGGAGGCGATAGCGGAACGCAGCTGATTATTCCCTGGCTGCGCTGGCGTAATCTGACCCCGGAGGGGATTATCCTGAGCCATGAGCATCTGGACCATCGAGGTGGTTTTGACAGCCTGCATAATGCCTGGCCAAAAAGCTGGGTACGAAGCCCTTTAGGTTGGAAAGGGCATCAGGGATGTTTTCGTGGTGATGCCTGGCAATGGCAGGGATTATCATTTCGGGTGCTCTGGCCGTTATCAGCAAACAGACAAATTGGTAATAACGGTTCCTGTGTTATTCGTGTCGATGATGGCAAAAACAGCGTTTTGCTGACGGGCGACATTGAGTTATCGGCGGAAATGGCCATGCAAAGCCATTACTGGCAGTATCTTAGGTCTACAATTATTCAGGTGCCGCATCATGGCAGTAATACCTCGTCCGGCATCGCGTTATTACAGCAGGTTAACGGGCAAGCCGCGTTGGCTTCCGCATCCCGCTATAACGCGTGGCGTCTGCCTTCGTCGAAAGTGAAGGCGCGCTATCAACAGCATAATTATGCATGGTTCGATACTCCGCATCAGGGGCAGATTACGGTCACTTTTTTCACCAATAAGTGGAAAATAGAAGGCTTACGCGATCAACTTTTACCTCGTTGGTATCATCAGTGGTTTGGCGAGGGGCAGGATAACGGGTAG
- the serC gene encoding 3-phosphoserine/phosphohydroxythreonine transaminase produces the protein MAQVFNFSSGPAMLPADVLKQAQNELRDWNGLGTSVMEVSHRGKEFIHVAEEAEKDFRDLLNIPSNYKVLFCHGGGRGQFAGVPLNILGDKTTADYVDAGYWAASAVKEAKKYCTPNVIDAKITVDGKRAVTPMSEWQLSDNAAYLHYCPNETIDGIAIDETPNFGKDVVVAADFSSTILSRPIDVSRFGVIYAGAQKNIGPAGLTLVIVREDLLGKANIACPSILDYSVLNENDSMFNTPPTFAWYLAGLVFKWLKEQGGVAAMERINQQKAELLYGVIDNSDFYRNDVAASNRSRMNIPFQLADSALDKVFLEESFAAGLHSLKGHRVVGGMRASIYNAMPLAGVQALTDFMQDFERRHG, from the coding sequence ATGGCTCAGGTCTTTAATTTCAGTTCGGGTCCGGCAATGCTACCGGCAGATGTCCTTAAACAGGCGCAAAACGAATTACGCGACTGGAACGGATTGGGTACATCAGTAATGGAAGTTAGCCACCGTGGGAAAGAGTTTATCCACGTGGCGGAAGAAGCAGAAAAGGATTTTCGTGACCTGCTCAATATCCCTTCCAACTATAAAGTGTTGTTCTGCCATGGCGGTGGTCGCGGCCAGTTCGCTGGCGTTCCGCTGAACATTTTGGGTGATAAAACTACCGCAGACTACGTTGACGCCGGTTACTGGGCCGCCAGCGCAGTAAAAGAAGCGAAGAAATACTGCACGCCGAACGTGATTGACGCCAAAATCACCGTTGACGGCAAGCGCGCCGTGACGCCGATGAGCGAATGGCAGCTTTCTGACAATGCTGCGTACCTGCACTATTGCCCAAATGAAACGATTGATGGCATCGCTATCGATGAAACCCCGAATTTCGGTAAAGATGTGGTCGTTGCCGCCGACTTTTCCTCGACCATTCTTTCCCGCCCGATTGACGTCAGCCGCTTTGGCGTGATTTACGCAGGTGCGCAGAAAAACATCGGCCCGGCAGGCTTGACGCTGGTGATTGTGCGTGAAGATCTGCTCGGCAAAGCTAATATTGCCTGCCCGTCCATTCTGGATTACTCCGTACTGAACGAGAATGATTCCATGTTCAACACCCCGCCGACTTTCGCCTGGTATCTGGCGGGCCTGGTCTTCAAATGGCTGAAAGAGCAGGGCGGCGTGGCGGCAATGGAACGCATCAACCAGCAGAAAGCTGAATTGCTGTATGGCGTTATCGACAACAGCGATTTCTATCGTAACGATGTGGCGGCGTCTAACCGTTCTCGCATGAACATTCCGTTCCAGTTGGCGGACAGCGCACTGGATAAAGTCTTCCTGGAAGAGTCCTTCGCGGCGGGCCTGCATTCGCTGAAAGGCCACCGTGTCGTTGGCGGGATGCGTGCGTCAATCTATAACGCGATGCCGCTGGCGGGCGTTCAGGCATTGACCGATTTCATGCAGGACTTCGAACGTCGCCACGGTTAA
- the rpsA gene encoding 30S ribosomal protein S1 — protein sequence MTESFAQLFEESLKEIETRPGSIVRGVVVSIDKDVVLVDAGLKSESAIPAEQFKNAAGELEIQVGDEVDVALDAVEDGFGETLLSREKAKRHEAWITLEKAYEEAETVTGVINGKVKGGFTVELNGIRAFLPGSLVDVRPVRDTLHLEGKELEFKVIKLDQKRNNVVVSRRAVIESENSAERDQLLENLQEGMEVKGIVKNLTDYGAFVDLGGVDGLLHITDMAWKRVKHPSEIVNVGDEITVKVLKFDRERTRVSLGLKQLGEDPWVAIAKRYPEGTKLTGRVTNLTDYGCFVEIEEGVEGLVHVSEMDWTNKNIHPSKVVNVGDVVEVMVLDIDEERRRISLGLKQCKNNPWQQFAETHNKGDRVEGKIKSITDFGIFIGLDGGIDGLVHLSDISWNVAGEEAVREYKKGDEIAAVVLQVDAERERISLGVKQLAEDPFNNWVALNKKGAIVNGKVTAVDAKGATVELADGVEGYLRASEASRDRVEDATLVLSVGDDVEAKFTGVDRKNRAISLSVRAKDEADEKDAIATVNNKQEDGNFSNAMAEAFKAAKGE from the coding sequence ATGACTGAATCTTTTGCTCAACTCTTTGAAGAATCCTTAAAAGAAATCGAAACCCGCCCGGGTTCCATCGTTCGTGGCGTTGTTGTCTCTATCGACAAAGACGTCGTTCTGGTTGATGCGGGCCTGAAATCTGAGTCTGCAATTCCGGCAGAACAGTTCAAAAACGCAGCTGGCGAACTGGAAATCCAGGTTGGTGACGAAGTTGACGTTGCTCTGGATGCAGTAGAAGACGGCTTCGGTGAAACCCTGCTGTCCCGTGAGAAAGCTAAGCGTCACGAGGCCTGGATCACGCTGGAAAAAGCATACGAAGAAGCTGAAACTGTTACCGGTGTTATCAACGGCAAAGTTAAAGGTGGCTTCACTGTTGAGCTGAACGGTATTCGTGCGTTCCTGCCGGGTTCTCTGGTAGACGTTCGTCCGGTTCGCGATACTCTGCACCTGGAAGGCAAAGAGCTTGAGTTCAAAGTAATCAAGCTTGATCAGAAACGTAACAACGTCGTTGTTTCCCGTCGTGCCGTTATCGAATCCGAAAACAGCGCAGAACGCGATCAGCTGCTGGAAAACCTGCAAGAAGGCATGGAAGTTAAAGGTATCGTTAAGAACCTCACTGACTACGGTGCATTCGTTGATCTGGGTGGCGTTGACGGCCTGCTGCACATCACCGACATGGCATGGAAACGCGTTAAGCATCCGAGCGAAATCGTAAATGTTGGCGACGAAATCACTGTTAAAGTGCTGAAATTCGACCGCGAACGTACCCGTGTATCTCTGGGCCTGAAACAGCTGGGCGAAGATCCGTGGGTAGCTATCGCTAAACGTTATCCGGAAGGTACCAAACTGACCGGTCGCGTAACCAACCTGACCGACTACGGCTGCTTCGTTGAAATCGAAGAAGGCGTTGAAGGCCTGGTTCACGTTTCCGAAATGGATTGGACCAACAAAAACATCCACCCGTCCAAAGTTGTTAACGTTGGCGACGTAGTGGAAGTTATGGTTCTGGATATCGACGAAGAACGTCGTCGTATCTCCCTGGGCCTGAAACAGTGCAAAAACAACCCATGGCAGCAGTTCGCGGAAACCCACAACAAGGGTGACCGTGTTGAAGGTAAAATCAAGTCTATCACTGACTTCGGTATCTTCATCGGCCTGGACGGCGGCATCGATGGCTTGGTTCACCTGTCTGACATCTCCTGGAACGTTGCAGGCGAAGAAGCAGTACGTGAATACAAAAAAGGCGACGAAATCGCTGCAGTTGTACTGCAGGTTGACGCAGAACGTGAACGTATCTCCCTGGGCGTTAAACAGCTCGCAGAAGATCCGTTCAACAACTGGGTTGCTCTGAACAAGAAAGGCGCTATCGTAAACGGTAAAGTGACTGCAGTTGACGCTAAAGGCGCAACCGTAGAACTGGCTGACGGCGTTGAAGGTTACCTGCGTGCTTCTGAAGCATCCCGTGACCGCGTTGAAGATGCAACTCTGGTTCTGAGCGTTGGCGACGACGTTGAAGCTAAATTCACCGGTGTTGACCGCAAAAACCGTGCAATCAGCCTGTCTGTACGTGCTAAAGACGAAGCTGACGAGAAAGATGCAATCGCTACTGTTAACAACAAACAGGAAGACGGCAACTTCTCCAACGCAATGGCTGAAGCATTCAAAGCAGCTAAAGGCGAGTAA
- a CDS encoding M48 family metallopeptidase, which produces MKNAKLLLALAVSATLLSGCQNTHGIDTNMAISSGMSAYKAATLNDADAKAIANQGCQELDSQNQIAGSSSKYSKRLAKIAKALGNNINGTPVNYKVYMTSDVNAWAMANGCVRVYSGLMDMMNDNEIEGVLGHELGHVALGHSLAEMKASYAVVAARDAISATSGVAAQLSRSQLGDIAEGAINAKYSRDKESEADDFSYDLLKKRGISTQGLVGSFDKLASLDSGHTKSMFDSHPPSTERAQHIRERIASDKK; this is translated from the coding sequence ATGAAGAATGCTAAACTTCTGCTGGCGCTGGCTGTTTCCGCTACGCTACTCAGCGGCTGCCAAAATACTCACGGCATCGACACCAACATGGCGATCAGTTCAGGAATGTCAGCTTACAAAGCGGCAACCCTGAATGACGCAGATGCCAAAGCCATTGCTAACCAGGGCTGTCAGGAACTGGACAGCCAGAATCAAATAGCTGGCTCATCCAGCAAATACAGCAAACGCCTGGCGAAAATCGCCAAAGCGCTGGGCAATAACATCAACGGCACACCGGTTAACTATAAGGTTTACATGACCAGCGACGTGAACGCCTGGGCGATGGCTAACGGCTGTGTACGCGTTTATAGCGGCCTGATGGACATGATGAACGACAACGAAATTGAAGGTGTTCTCGGTCATGAACTGGGTCACGTCGCGCTTGGTCACTCACTGGCTGAAATGAAAGCTTCTTATGCGGTCGTTGCCGCGCGAGATGCCATCTCCGCAACCAGCGGCGTGGCAGCACAACTTTCTCGTTCTCAGCTTGGCGATATCGCGGAAGGTGCCATCAATGCGAAATACTCACGTGATAAAGAGTCTGAAGCCGATGACTTCTCTTACGATCTGCTGAAAAAACGCGGTATCAGCACCCAGGGTCTGGTCGGCAGCTTCGACAAACTGGCAAGCCTGGACTCCGGGCACACCAAATCAATGTTTGATTCCCACCCGCCTTCAACCGAACGTGCGCAGCATATCCGCGAACGTATCGCTTCTGACAAAAAGTAA
- the cmk gene encoding (d)CMP kinase — MTAVAPVITIDGPSGAGKGTLCKAMAEALQWHLLDSGAIYRVLALAALHHHVDVTSEDALVPLAAHLDVRFVSTEGNLEVILEGEDVSGEIRTQEVANAASQVAAFPRVREALLRRQRAFREAPGLIADGRDMGTVVFPDAPVKIFLDASSEERANRRMLQLQEKGFSVNFERLLAEIQERDDRDRNRAVAPLVPAADALVLDSTTLSIEQVIEKALQYARQKLALA; from the coding sequence ATGACGGCAGTTGCCCCGGTAATCACAATTGATGGACCAAGCGGTGCGGGTAAAGGCACCCTGTGTAAAGCGATGGCTGAGGCTTTACAGTGGCATTTATTGGACTCGGGAGCCATCTATCGTGTTCTGGCGCTGGCCGCGCTGCATCACCACGTTGATGTGACGTCGGAAGATGCGCTGGTTCCGCTGGCCGCTCACCTGGATGTGCGTTTTGTCTCGACGGAAGGCAACCTGGAAGTGATTCTGGAAGGGGAAGACGTTAGCGGTGAAATCCGTACCCAGGAAGTGGCGAATGCCGCTTCACAAGTGGCAGCTTTTCCTCGCGTTCGCGAAGCGCTTCTGCGCCGTCAGCGCGCGTTTCGTGAAGCGCCGGGCTTAATCGCCGATGGCCGCGATATGGGCACCGTGGTATTCCCTGATGCGCCAGTAAAAATTTTCCTCGACGCTTCATCGGAAGAGCGTGCCAATCGCCGCATGCTACAGTTGCAGGAAAAGGGCTTTAGTGTTAACTTTGAACGCCTTTTGGCCGAGATACAGGAACGAGACGACCGCGATCGCAACCGCGCCGTGGCACCGCTGGTTCCGGCTGCTGATGCTTTAGTGTTGGATTCCACCACCTTAAGCATTGAGCAAGTGATTGAAAAAGCGCTACAATACGCGCGCCAAAAGTTGGCTCTCGCTTAA
- a CDS encoding DUF421 domain-containing protein, producing MKSFDLHRMALDKVPLDFLGEVALRSLYTFILVFLFLKITGRRGVRQMSLFEVLIILTLGSAAGDVAFYDDVPMLPVLVVFITLAALYRLVMWLMSRSEKLEDLLEGKPVIVVEEGELAWERLQSENMTEFEFFMELRLGGVEQLGQVRLAIMETNGQISIYYYPDDDVKAGLVILPSSCVSRFTTVPEAADYACVRCSAIFHFNAREHQLCPRCTNPEWSKASTAKRVT from the coding sequence ATGAAATCGTTCGACCTACACCGTATGGCGCTGGATAAAGTCCCGCTGGACTTCCTCGGCGAAGTGGCGCTGCGTTCGCTCTACACTTTCATACTCGTTTTCCTGTTCCTGAAAATCACCGGCCGGCGTGGCGTGCGGCAGATGTCGCTGTTTGAAGTGCTCATCATCCTGACGCTAGGCTCCGCCGCAGGCGATGTGGCATTTTATGACGATGTGCCTATGCTGCCGGTGCTGGTGGTGTTTATCACTCTGGCTGCCCTTTATCGGCTGGTGATGTGGCTGATGTCGCGTAGCGAAAAACTGGAAGATTTGCTGGAGGGGAAACCGGTCATTGTGGTGGAAGAGGGCGAGCTGGCGTGGGAACGTTTGCAGTCTGAGAACATGACCGAGTTTGAGTTTTTTATGGAACTGCGGCTGGGCGGCGTCGAGCAACTCGGGCAGGTGCGGTTGGCCATTATGGAGACGAACGGGCAAATCAGCATTTATTACTATCCCGATGATGACGTAAAGGCCGGTTTGGTGATTTTACCGTCGAGCTGTGTCTCGCGCTTTACCACGGTTCCCGAGGCGGCGGACTATGCCTGCGTTCGGTGCAGCGCGATTTTTCACTTTAATGCCCGGGAACATCAATTATGTCCCCGCTGCACAAATCCAGAATGGTCGAAGGCCAGCACCGCAAAACGCGTCACCTGA
- the ycaO gene encoding 30S ribosomal protein S12 methylthiotransferase accessory factor YcaO, translating to MTQTYIPGKDAALEDSIARFQQKLLDLGFDIEEASWLNPVPNVWSVHIRDKACSLCFTNGKGATKKAALASALGEYFERLSTNYFFADFWLGEKIAKGPFVHYPNEKWFPIPEDDELPEGLLDTRLRAFYDPDDQLTGSLMVDLQSGNTDRGVCGLPFTRQSDGETIYIPMNIVGNLYVSNGMSAGNTANEARVQGLSEVFERHIKNRIIAESISLPEIPKEVMARYPGVVASIEKLEAEGFPIFAYDGSLGGKYPVICVVLFNPANGTCFASFGAHPDFGVALERTVTELLQGRGLKDLDVFTPPTFDDEEVAEHANLETHFIDSSGLISWDLFKQDADYPFVDWNFSGTTEEEFATLMAIFNAEDKEVYIADYEHLGVYACRILVPGMSDIYPAEDLWLANNNMGSHLRETILTLPDSEWEKEEYLNLIEQLDEEGLDDFTRVRELLGLATGKDNGWYTLRVGELKAMLALAGGDLEQALIWTEWTMEFNASIFSAERANYYRCLQTLLLLSQEEERQPLQYLNAFIRMYGAEAVEAASAALSGEAPFYGLQAVDSDLEAFPAHQSLLQTYEKLQCAKAAFWSKQG from the coding sequence ATGACGCAAACCTATATCCCCGGCAAAGATGCCGCACTGGAAGATTCCATCGCTCGCTTCCAGCAAAAACTGCTCGATCTGGGCTTTGACATCGAAGAGGCCTCCTGGCTGAATCCGGTGCCGAACGTCTGGTCAGTACATATCCGCGACAAAGCGTGCTCGCTGTGCTTTACCAACGGTAAAGGCGCAACCAAAAAAGCCGCGCTGGCGTCTGCGTTAGGGGAATATTTCGAGCGCCTGTCAACCAACTACTTCTTCGCCGATTTCTGGCTGGGCGAGAAAATCGCTAAAGGCCCATTCGTGCATTATCCGAACGAAAAATGGTTCCCGATCCCGGAAGACGATGAGCTGCCGGAAGGCCTGCTCGATACGCGTCTGCGCGCGTTCTACGATCCTGACGATCAGTTGACCGGCAGCCTGATGGTCGATCTGCAATCGGGCAATACCGATCGCGGTGTTTGCGGCCTGCCGTTTACGCGCCAGTCTGACGGTGAAACCATTTATATCCCGATGAACATCGTCGGCAACCTGTACGTTTCTAACGGTATGTCTGCGGGCAACACCGCTAACGAAGCACGCGTGCAGGGTCTGTCGGAAGTGTTTGAGCGTCATATCAAAAACCGCATTATCGCTGAGAGCATTAGCCTGCCGGAGATCCCGAAAGAGGTAATGGCGCGCTATCCTGGCGTCGTAGCGTCGATTGAGAAACTGGAAGCGGAAGGTTTCCCTATCTTCGCTTACGACGGCTCTTTAGGGGGTAAATATCCGGTTATCTGTGTCGTGCTGTTCAACCCGGCAAACGGCACCTGCTTTGCCTCCTTCGGCGCGCACCCGGACTTTGGCGTCGCGCTGGAACGTACCGTTACGGAACTGCTGCAGGGCCGTGGTCTGAAAGATCTGGACGTGTTCACGCCGCCAACCTTTGATGATGAAGAAGTCGCCGAGCATGCCAACCTGGAAACTCACTTCATCGATTCCAGCGGTTTGATCTCCTGGGATCTCTTTAAGCAGGATGCCGACTATCCGTTTGTGGACTGGAATTTCTCCGGCACCACCGAAGAAGAGTTCGCGACCCTGATGGCGATTTTCAACGCCGAAGATAAAGAAGTGTACATCGCGGATTACGAGCATTTAGGCGTCTACGCCTGCCGTATTCTGGTGCCGGGAATGTCGGATATCTATCCGGCAGAAGATCTGTGGCTCGCGAACAATAATATGGGCAGCCACCTGCGTGAGACAATTCTGACCCTGCCAGACAGTGAGTGGGAAAAAGAAGAGTACCTGAATCTGATTGAACAGCTTGATGAAGAAGGTCTGGACGATTTCACCCGCGTACGTGAACTGCTGGGCCTGGCAACAGGCAAGGATAATGGTTGGTACACCCTGCGCGTCGGTGAGTTGAAAGCGATGCTCGCGCTGGCCGGTGGCGATCTGGAACAGGCACTGATCTGGACCGAGTGGACAATGGAATTCAACGCGTCAATCTTTAGCGCCGAGCGTGCGAATTATTATCGTTGCCTGCAAACCTTATTACTGCTGTCGCAGGAAGAAGAACGCCAGCCGCTACAATATCTGAATGCGTTTATTCGTATGTACGGTGCTGAAGCCGTAGAAGCTGCCAGCGCCGCGCTGAGCGGCGAAGCACCGTTCTACGGTTTACAAGCCGTGGATAGCGATCTCGAAGCCTTCCCTGCGCACCAGTCGCTACTGCAAACCTACGAAAAACTGCAGTGTGCAAAAGCTGCGTTTTGGTCAAAGCAGGGCTAA